One region of Fragaria vesca subsp. vesca linkage group LG4, FraVesHawaii_1.0, whole genome shotgun sequence genomic DNA includes:
- the LOC101313981 gene encoding uncharacterized protein LOC101313981: MDSDEVNQRGDFSHDERAVYVMSPRTFAMTIKNSMKPSVEQSKGAKDKGKKRMAEQNPPVDHGKEKRLTVGSQFLSSGKIRLDVDPPMAPFFNKFMEVIKGPIAVESGCKHLTIKELMEESVKQSMQASFRQFHSLQEIIRQVEEKDDIVAKMKKDCQDAVAKLEDLEVHLANESARTERKRKMVRLLQEDLVKTEEVLAQAKEKITKLSLELDLARWSADERVEAAVENFKGSDEFIRLIMEAKTSGISQCMEAVKKVDHDFDQMALHAILEEMDSYESKRETSDQSVRHSPFPMSNHEDYHSPFLMSNHKGFSESKHEDEDQSVEHHPDKEEGDQYDDWGRESNGESKKRSPFLMSNYEDSRSPSPMSNHEDFSESNREDEDQSVEHHPDVDEGEDSDGWERESNGKSKQLSPDHISNHVESCESKHMGNCT, from the exons ATGGATTCAGATGAAGTAAATCAGCGTGGGGATTTCAGTCATGATGAACGTG CAGTATATGTCATGTCTCCGAGAACTTTTGCAATGACCATTAAGAATTCCATGAAGCCGAGTGTGGAACAAAGCAAGGGAGCTAAAGACAAGGGCAAGAAGAGAATGGCGGAACAGAATCCACCTGTGGATCATGGCAAAGAGAAAAGATTGACTGTGGGGTCTCAATTCTTGAGTTCTGGTAAGATCCGCCTGGATGTGGATCCACCTATGGCGCCGTTTTTCAACAAGTTCATGGAGGTGATAAAGGGCCCAATAGCAGTAGAATCCGGGTGCAAACACTTGACAATTAAAGAACTGATGGAAGAATCAGTTAAACAATCAATGCAG GCTTCATTTCGTCAGTTCCACAGTCTCCAGGAGATCATCAGGCAAGTTGAGGAAAAAGATGACATAGTGGCTAAGATGAAAAAAGATTGTCAGGATGCAGTGGCTAAGCTGGAGGACTTGGAGGTCCACCTTGCAAACGAGAGTGCCCGAACTGAAAGGAAGAGGAAGATGGTTCGTCTCCTCCAAGAAGACCTGGTCAAAACAGAAGAGGTGCTTGCACAGGCGAAAGAGAAAATCACGAAGCTGAGCTTGGAGCTTGACCTTGCTCGGTGGTCTGCAGATGAGAGAGTGGAAGCTGCAGTTGAAAACTTTAAGGGTTCTGATGAGTTCATTCGACTGATAATGGAGGCTAAGACCAGTGGAATCAGTCAGTGCATGGAAGCCGTAAAGAAGGTGGACCATGATTTTGACCAGATGGCTCTTCATGCTATTCTTGAGGAGATGGATTCTTATGAAAGCAAGCGCGAGACCAGTGATCAATCAGTGCGGCACAGTCCATTTCCGATGTCAAATCATGAGGATTATCACAGTCCATTTCTGATGTCAAATCATAAGGGTTTTTCTGAAAGCAAGCATGAGGATGAGGATCAGTCAGTGGAGCACCATCCAGATAAAGAGGAGGGGGACCAATATGATGATTGGGGGCGCGAGAGCAATGGTGAATCCAAGAAGCGCAGTCCATTTCTGATGTCAAATTATGAGGATTCTCGCAGTCCATCTCCCATGTCAAATCATGAGGATTTTTCTGAAAGCAATCGTGAGGATGAGGATCAGTCAGTTGAGCATCATCCAGATGTAGATGAGGGAGAGGATTCTGATGGATGGGAGCGCGAGAGCAACGGTAAATCCAAGCAGCTCAGTCCAGATCACATTTCAAACCATGTGGAATCTTGTGAAAGCAAGCACATGGGCAACTGTACATAG
- the LOC101314275 gene encoding RNA polymerase II C-terminal domain phosphatase-like 4-like, producing the protein MAELLDPEKEYFFTSSSTSKITSRDDHSSPGQKKCLNLVRGCQTSNVLILDDIRNVWAKENQDNLIVMQKYNFFKSACHTMYLNNGTSSQSHAELRTDETVYLEHILRCLKRIHDIWTNTPISIDVRQVLKIHRKQVLKGCEIVFNSYSPNLWKMAEELGATCSTQADAPSVTHMVATNARTKNDLLALKNKFLVCPQWIEAASYLWEKQPEHKSSTFN; encoded by the coding sequence ATGGCTGAGCTACTTGACCCTGAAAAAGAGTACTTCTTCACCTCCAGCTCCACTTCTAAAATAACATCGCGCGATGATCACAGCTCCCCAGGACAAAAGAAGTGTCTAAATCTTGTGCGCGGTTGCCAAACTTCTAATGTCTTGATCCTCGACGATATAAGAAACGTATGGGCAAAGGAAAATCAGGACAATTTGATAGTAATGCAGAAGTACAATTTCTTCAAATCCGCTTGTCATACAATGTACCTCAATAATGGTACCAGCAGTCAATCTCATGCTGAGTTAAGGACCGATGAAACCGTTTATCTTGAACACATTCTTCGTTGTCTTAAGCGAATCCATGATATCTGGACCAACACTCCTATCAGCATTGATGTAAGGCAGGTGTTGAAGATTCATCGGAAGCAGGTGTTAAAGGGATGTGAGATTGTTTTCAACTCTTATAGCCCTAATCTGTGGAAAATGGCAGAGGAGCTGGGAGCAACTTGTTCAACACAAGCGGATGCGCCATCAGTGACACATATGGTTGCAACAAATGCTCGAACGAAGAATGATCTTCTGGCACTGAAGAACAAGTTTCTGGTTTGCCCACAGTGGATTGAAGCTGCGAGTTACTTGTGGGAAAAGCAACCTGAACACAAGTCCTCCACCTTCAATTAA